In a single window of the Papaver somniferum cultivar HN1 chromosome 8, ASM357369v1, whole genome shotgun sequence genome:
- the LOC113301689 gene encoding uncharacterized protein LOC113301689: MKIFNWVHRKFQQNADSYSVCPKKEGKLPLEKTKHEIHINNSHDKEVLLDNVTLVEVLDGWKDGILTIGTFGFDPLKENEEFSPDNNKECVQEEEEENSAEKNKGMLNPVVVKAFEIEFLKEMGSNLDASVPRLDHLTPRVEDAPLLKFIESPEIKADEVEIDKKKRTTLADLFSADSVDGAMEKSGLDEEKSESNKKSSATKTGHSFGKKLMPPKGETRVIKKLHKMVTKMLKKKIHPDLESKQVRGNKEGSIANESTVEMMNCNGVSAAQCIQDSSQVTGRVELISLLSTQTSV, from the exons ATGAAG ATATTCAACTGGGTTCATAGGAAATTTCAACAAAATGCTGATAGCTACTCTGTGTGTCCAAAAAAAG AGGGAAAATTGCCGCTGGAAAAAACAAAACACGAAATCCATATAAACAATTCGCACGATAAGGAGGTGTTACTTGACAATGTCACTTTAGTTGAAGTTCTGGACGGTTGGAAAGATGGCATTTTAACGATTGGTACATTTGGTTTTGATCCCTTGAAAGAAAACGAAGAATTTTCACCTGACAACAACAAAGAATGtgtccaagaagaagaagaagaaaattctgctgagaaaaataaaggaatgctgaatccagTAGTTGTTAAGGCTTTCGAAATTGAGTTTCTCAAAGAAATGGGCTCAAATCTTGACGCAAGTGTACCGAGACTTGATCATTTAACTCCCAGAGTTGAGGATGCTCCTTTACTGAAATTTATTGAATCCCCTGAAATCAAAGCCGATGAGGTAGAGattgataagaagaagagaacaaCACTTGCCGATTTGTTCTCAGCTGACTCAGTTGATGGTGCCATGGAGAAATCAGGTTTGGATGAGGAAAAGTCAGAATCGAATAAGAAATCCTCGGCAACAAAAACTGGTCACTCATTCGGCAAGAAGCTAATGCCTCCCAAGGGTGAGACTCGAGTAATAAAAAAATTACACAAG ATGGTAAcaaagatgttgaagaagaagattcatcCTGACCTTGAAAGCAAGCAGGTCCGTGGAAATAAGGAAGGATCAATTGCAAATGAATCGACCGTGGAGATGATGAACTGTAATGGTGTATCAGCAGCACAATGTATTCAGGACTCGAGCCAGGTTACTGGAAGGGTGGAATTGATTTCTCTACTTTCAACTCAAACAAGTGTGTAG